Proteins from one Magnetococcales bacterium genomic window:
- a CDS encoding folate-binding protein YgfZ gives MSSLRRHLPSTISWIDDRGSPAPERFAADLDTERSALQHGVALVDLSHGGIVTLSGVDRGSFLGGLITNQIKDVSASRSIYTAMLTPQGRFLWDFTIVDAGDRLHLLTEPDRVPQLMERLAMYRLRAKVELVLDTGNFGLLAVAGPQAGAVLAGLFPVVDAAAPLGSAWTLSESLRVWRDPRHDAHGWRLLAPAAALPALWDQLTAVATPAGLLAWEGHRIRHALPRGGVDLVPDETLPLEAGLKELNGVSFTKGCYVGQETTARTHGRGTIKKRLHQVLLPGGGAIVLPAPVVTPKGKEVGVMTSHAFLENIGVALAILRRSDVLEHADLTVVGVPVTVRLPAWVDWE, from the coding sequence TTGAGCTCTCTTCGGCGCCATCTGCCCTCGACAATTTCCTGGATCGATGACCGGGGCTCGCCAGCTCCAGAGCGTTTTGCCGCTGATCTGGACACGGAGCGGTCTGCCTTGCAGCACGGTGTGGCCCTGGTGGATTTGAGTCACGGTGGCATCGTGACGCTGAGCGGAGTGGATCGGGGCAGTTTTCTGGGCGGCCTCATCACCAACCAAATCAAGGATGTCAGCGCGTCGCGTTCCATTTATACGGCCATGCTGACGCCACAGGGGCGCTTCCTTTGGGACTTTACCATCGTTGACGCCGGGGATCGACTGCATCTTTTGACCGAGCCGGACCGGGTGCCGCAGTTGATGGAGCGTCTCGCCATGTACCGTTTACGGGCCAAGGTGGAGTTGGTTCTGGATACCGGCAACTTTGGCCTGCTGGCCGTGGCCGGGCCGCAGGCCGGTGCGGTTTTGGCGGGGCTTTTCCCTGTCGTGGATGCGGCGGCCCCCTTGGGTAGCGCATGGACGTTGTCGGAGTCCCTGCGGGTGTGGCGGGATCCGCGTCATGATGCCCATGGCTGGCGTCTTTTGGCGCCGGCGGCGGCCCTGCCTGCGCTGTGGGATCAATTGACAGCCGTGGCCACGCCGGCGGGTCTGCTCGCCTGGGAGGGGCATCGGATCCGGCACGCCCTCCCCCGGGGTGGCGTGGACCTTGTTCCCGATGAGACCTTGCCCCTGGAGGCAGGGCTCAAGGAGTTGAACGGGGTCAGTTTTACCAAAGGGTGCTATGTCGGTCAGGAGACGACGGCCCGTACCCACGGACGCGGCACCATCAAAAAGCGTTTGCATCAGGTTTTGTTGCCTGGTGGTGGCGCAATCGTCCTGCCGGCGCCGGTCGTGACCCCCAAGGGCAAGGAGGTTGGGGTCATGACCAGCCATGCGTTCTTGGAAAATATCGGGGTGGCCCTGGCGATATTGCGGCGATCTGACGTGTTGGAGCATGCGGATTTGACCGTGGTCGGCGTGCCGGTGACGGTGAGGCTGCCTGCCTGGGTCGATTGGGAATGA